A genomic segment from Stappia indica encodes:
- a CDS encoding YifB family Mg chelatase-like AAA ATPase, with amino-acid sequence MVSRVTTVAFQGIEAQPVDVQVQIGPGQVAFTIVGLPDKAVGESRERVRSALIASGLSLPAKRVTVNLAPADLPKEGSHFDLPIALALIAAMGALPAAELERYVVLGELALDGTISAVAGVLPAAIGANTLARGLICPAPCGPEAAWADPEMEILAPVSLIQLANHFKGTQILSRPQPKLSANPSVLPDLSEVRGQESAKRALEIAAAGGHNLLMIGPPGAGKSMLATRLPSILPPLSPRELLEVSMIASIAGELADGKLSERRPFRAPHHSASMAALVGGGIRARPGEVSLAHNGVLFLDELPEFQPQVLDGLRQPLESGETVIVRANHRTSYPSRVQLIAAMNPCRCGHAGEPGHVCRRGERCASEYQARLSGPLLDRLDLRIEVPAVAASDLLRPAQAESSAAVAERVARARRRQTERYAALGVAARTNAATGARLIEQVAAPDAAGLDLLQSAADALQLSARGYHRVLKVARTLADLDGSDAVSRLHLAEALSYRGASLERRAA; translated from the coding sequence ATGGTCTCGCGGGTCACCACGGTCGCGTTCCAGGGCATAGAGGCGCAACCTGTCGACGTGCAGGTGCAGATCGGCCCTGGCCAGGTCGCCTTCACCATCGTCGGCCTGCCGGACAAGGCGGTGGGCGAAAGCCGCGAGCGGGTCCGCTCGGCGCTGATCGCCTCCGGCCTGTCGCTGCCGGCCAAGCGCGTCACGGTCAACCTTGCGCCGGCCGACCTTCCCAAGGAGGGCTCGCATTTCGACCTGCCCATCGCCCTTGCCCTGATAGCGGCGATGGGGGCGCTGCCCGCCGCCGAGCTGGAGCGCTACGTGGTGCTCGGCGAGCTGGCGCTGGACGGCACGATTTCCGCCGTCGCCGGCGTGCTGCCGGCGGCCATCGGCGCCAACACGCTCGCCCGCGGCTTGATCTGCCCTGCGCCTTGCGGCCCGGAAGCGGCCTGGGCCGATCCGGAGATGGAGATCCTGGCGCCCGTCTCGCTGATCCAGCTCGCCAACCATTTCAAGGGCACGCAGATCCTCTCCCGGCCGCAGCCGAAGCTCAGCGCCAACCCGTCCGTCCTGCCCGACCTTTCCGAGGTGCGCGGCCAGGAAAGCGCCAAGCGGGCGCTGGAGATCGCCGCGGCCGGCGGCCACAACCTCTTGATGATCGGCCCGCCGGGCGCCGGCAAGTCGATGCTGGCGACCCGCCTGCCCTCGATCCTGCCGCCGCTCAGCCCGCGCGAGCTGCTGGAAGTCTCCATGATCGCCTCCATCGCCGGCGAGCTTGCCGACGGCAAGCTCAGCGAGCGCCGCCCTTTTCGCGCGCCGCATCATTCCGCCTCGATGGCAGCGCTCGTCGGCGGCGGCATCCGCGCCCGGCCGGGCGAGGTGTCGCTCGCCCATAACGGCGTGCTGTTCCTTGATGAACTGCCCGAGTTCCAGCCGCAGGTGCTCGACGGGCTGCGCCAGCCGCTGGAAAGCGGCGAGACGGTCATCGTGCGCGCCAACCACCGCACCAGCTACCCCTCGCGCGTGCAGCTGATCGCGGCGATGAACCCGTGCCGCTGCGGCCATGCCGGCGAGCCGGGCCACGTCTGCCGGCGCGGCGAGCGCTGCGCCTCCGAATACCAGGCGCGCCTGTCCGGCCCGCTGCTCGACCGGCTGGACCTTCGGATCGAGGTGCCGGCCGTCGCCGCCTCAGACCTCTTGCGCCCGGCGCAAGCCGAAAGCTCCGCCGCGGTGGCCGAGCGGGTGGCGCGTGCCCGCCGGCGCCAGACGGAGCGCTATGCCGCGCTCGGCGTTGCCGCCCGCACCAATGCGGCCACCGGCGCGCGGCTGATCGAGCAGGTCGCCGCCCCCGATGCCGCCGGCCTCGACCTGCTGCAATCGGCGGCCGATGCGCTGCAGCTGTCGGCGCGCGGCTATCACCGGGTGCTGAAAGTGGCGCGCACGCTGGCCGATCTCGACGGCTCGGACGCCGTCTCGCGGCTGCATCTCGCCGAGGCGCTGAGCTACCGCGGCGCCAGTCTCGAGCGCCGGGCGGCCTGA
- a CDS encoding LLM class flavin-dependent oxidoreductase — protein sequence MKHFSLLDLAPVPEGRTAADALANTIDLARKAEAAGYHRYWLAEHHNMPGIASAATSVVIGQVAAATKTIRVGAGGIMLPNHSPLVIAEQFGTLATLFPGRIDLGLGRAPGTDMATARALRRHMAGEDNFPQDVVDLIAYLGDPSEGGPVRAIPGEGTHVPVWILGSSLYGAQLAAAFGLPYAFASHFAPAMLEEALTVYRSTFRPSDQLAEPHVMVAAGVFVADTDAEARYLRSSQVLSFARLRTGRPGKLPAPVEDVTAEIPPHVLAQVDQALSVSATGSPDTVRRGLSAILERYQPDELIVTGMIHDHAARVRSFELAAGILDDLAEAA from the coding sequence ATGAAACATTTTTCCCTTCTCGATCTGGCCCCCGTGCCGGAAGGCAGGACCGCGGCCGACGCGCTTGCCAACACCATCGACCTGGCGCGCAAGGCGGAAGCGGCGGGCTATCACCGCTACTGGCTTGCCGAGCACCACAACATGCCGGGCATCGCCAGCGCGGCAACATCCGTCGTCATCGGCCAGGTGGCGGCGGCGACGAAGACCATCCGCGTCGGGGCGGGCGGCATCATGCTGCCCAACCACTCGCCGCTGGTCATCGCCGAGCAGTTCGGCACGCTGGCAACCCTGTTTCCCGGCCGCATCGACCTCGGCCTCGGCCGCGCGCCGGGCACCGACATGGCAACGGCTCGGGCCCTGCGGCGGCACATGGCCGGCGAGGACAATTTCCCGCAGGACGTCGTCGACCTCATCGCCTATCTCGGCGACCCGTCGGAAGGCGGACCCGTGCGCGCCATTCCCGGCGAGGGCACGCATGTGCCGGTCTGGATCCTCGGATCGAGCCTTTACGGCGCGCAGCTTGCGGCGGCCTTCGGCCTTCCTTACGCCTTCGCCTCGCATTTCGCCCCGGCGATGCTGGAGGAAGCGCTGACGGTCTATCGCAGCACGTTCCGCCCCTCGGACCAGCTTGCCGAACCGCACGTGATGGTCGCCGCCGGCGTCTTCGTCGCCGACACGGATGCGGAGGCCCGCTACCTGCGCTCATCGCAGGTGCTGTCCTTCGCAAGGCTGCGCACAGGGCGTCCGGGAAAGCTGCCCGCCCCGGTCGAGGACGTGACCGCCGAGATCCCGCCCCACGTCCTTGCGCAGGTCGACCAGGCCCTCAGCGTGTCGGCGACCGGCTCGCCCGACACCGTCCGGCGGGGCCTTAGCGCGATCCTCGAGCGCTACCAGCCCGACGAGCTGATCGTCACCGGCATGATCCACGACCACGCCGCCCGGGTCCGGTCCTTCGAGCTGGCGGCCGGCATCCTGGACGATCTGGCGGAAGCCGCCTAG
- a CDS encoding GNAT family N-acetyltransferase: MSASAGAFVVRVAGPEDVPALHELWMAQADRRDWSPAASPGGLLPELDVLAAENRVWGAFRGGRPVAMAAAGELDGAMWLSVLGVARDCRGRGLSRSLLASVLGHGAFACYPALIAFARPERGGFLDHVGFVRLDAGQIDPGARNIAARYRLEPWARRL; the protein is encoded by the coding sequence GTGAGCGCCTCCGCCGGCGCCTTCGTGGTCCGGGTTGCAGGACCCGAGGATGTCCCGGCCCTGCACGAGCTGTGGATGGCGCAGGCGGACCGGCGCGACTGGTCTCCGGCCGCCTCTCCGGGCGGGCTGCTACCCGAGCTCGACGTGCTGGCGGCGGAGAATCGCGTCTGGGGCGCCTTCCGGGGCGGCCGGCCCGTCGCCATGGCGGCGGCGGGCGAACTGGACGGGGCGATGTGGCTGTCGGTGCTGGGAGTGGCCCGCGACTGCCGCGGCCGCGGCCTGTCGCGCTCGCTGCTGGCCTCGGTGCTCGGCCATGGCGCCTTCGCCTGCTATCCCGCGCTCATCGCCTTCGCGCGGCCCGAGCGCGGCGGTTTTCTCGACCATGTCGGCTTCGTGCGGCTCGACGCGGGCCAGATCGATCCCGGCGCGCGGAACATCGCCGCCCGCTACCGGCTGGAGCCGTGGGCGCGGCGGCTTTGA
- a CDS encoding GNAT family N-acetyltransferase: MATSWLAGMKAAPSGRNVPSLGRIGSLEVRLARSAKEIRKAQELRYHVFYEEMSAIADPATQSTRRDVDAYDDICDHLLVLDHELTERNKLGRRKPRIVGTYRLLRQDVAERHGGFYTAAEFDIQSLVDTHPRLQFLELGRSCVLKPYRTKRTVELLWHGIWAYVLMHRIDVMVGCASIEGTDPDRMASQLAFLHHNARAPEAWRVRAVGERYVEMNRMPKAEVNERQALRELPPLIKGYLRLGAYIGDGAVVDHQFGTTDVLIVMPVEALNSRYVNHYGADAGRYASQ, encoded by the coding sequence ATGGCGACAAGCTGGCTGGCCGGGATGAAGGCCGCCCCGTCGGGCCGCAACGTCCCCAGCCTCGGCCGCATCGGCTCGCTGGAGGTGCGCCTTGCCCGCAGCGCCAAGGAGATCCGCAAGGCCCAGGAGTTGCGCTACCACGTCTTCTACGAGGAGATGTCGGCCATCGCCGACCCGGCGACCCAGTCGACCAGGCGCGACGTCGATGCCTATGACGACATCTGCGACCATCTCCTGGTGCTCGATCACGAGCTCACCGAGCGCAACAAGCTCGGCCGGCGCAAGCCGCGCATCGTCGGCACCTACCGGCTGCTGCGCCAGGACGTCGCCGAGCGTCACGGCGGCTTCTACACCGCCGCCGAATTCGACATCCAGTCGCTGGTCGACACCCATCCGCGGCTGCAGTTCCTGGAACTCGGCCGCTCCTGCGTGCTCAAGCCCTACCGCACCAAGCGCACGGTGGAGCTGCTGTGGCACGGCATCTGGGCCTATGTCCTGATGCACCGGATCGACGTGATGGTCGGCTGCGCCTCGATCGAGGGCACCGATCCGGACCGCATGGCCTCGCAGCTCGCCTTCCTGCACCACAATGCGCGGGCGCCGGAAGCCTGGCGGGTGCGCGCGGTCGGCGAACGCTATGTCGAGATGAACCGCATGCCCAAGGCGGAGGTCAACGAGCGCCAGGCCCTGCGCGAGCTGCCGCCCCTGATCAAGGGCTACCTGCGGCTCGGCGCCTATATCGGCGACGGCGCGGTCGTCGACCACCAGTTCGGCACCACCGACGTGCTGATCGTCATGCCGGTGGAAGCGCTGAACAGCCGCTACGTCAATCACTACGGCGCCGACGCCGGCCGCTACGCCAGCCAGTAG
- a CDS encoding ATP-binding protein, which translates to MAAPKRHDGTEHRDSAVSAPEHASLRAGEASPRTPAVPGPSLLTLGVAAASFLAGAALTIWLVPEALRLAAAGSALALAGLAIGLGGVLQAQRGAHLREMAQASARLAALTSERNLLQAENEQLRDEAWRLKESDGRLRDVLDTLGDVVTRWRAGGEIVYANDAAERLFPEGWAPALPEANGSKAEDEASRDIRMETSGGERWFARRDVPVRDGASGEPLIQTILRDVTDRRRIEDALLAARNQAETANASKSRFLATVSHEIRTPLNGILGMTGLLADTRLTAEQASYVEAVRASGEILLLLINEVLDLSRIEAGRLDLAPEEIALAPLAESVVELLSPRAQSKGLEIGCYISPDMPARLVADPTRLRQILFNLAGNGLKFTETGGVEICIEPIVETGEATADGSPRCFAITVRDTGIGFAPEEAERLFEEFEQVDHGPARRFDGAGLGLAISRRLARLMGGDVVAKSAPGQGAAFRVELPLHAAPALPAPETESGAVRALAGARIALVSASRIEMPLIARSLAAQGAVTSLLAPGTEEGDDKLLAADLVLLDPLAVTDAGAWLASARAAGLAAPAGVLLAPSERDRLPRLREAGFGGYLIRPVRAASLAELCATLLGRDTGLSPWDRPEPRCLTGEAGDHACAPRPLRILVADDNDINRMLSEALLRKLGHEPVVAVDGAAALAAAADGSCDMLLMDLHMPVVDGIAAIRRFREMETAGGWPRAPVYVVTADVTADAEKAALAAGADAVLSKPLDPDLLRRRIFRRPAETPLAGAD; encoded by the coding sequence GTGGCCGCCCCGAAACGCCATGACGGAACGGAGCACCGCGACAGCGCGGTCTCGGCGCCGGAGCACGCCAGCCTCCGTGCGGGGGAGGCTTCCCCGCGCACGCCTGCCGTTCCCGGCCCCTCGCTGCTGACGCTTGGCGTCGCCGCCGCCAGTTTTCTGGCCGGCGCCGCGCTCACCATCTGGCTGGTGCCCGAGGCGCTGCGCCTTGCCGCGGCCGGCAGCGCGCTGGCGCTTGCCGGGCTCGCCATCGGTCTCGGCGGCGTGCTGCAGGCCCAGCGCGGCGCCCATCTGCGCGAAATGGCGCAGGCAAGCGCCCGCCTTGCCGCGCTGACCTCCGAGCGCAACCTGCTGCAAGCAGAGAACGAACAGCTGCGCGACGAGGCCTGGCGGCTGAAGGAAAGCGACGGCCGGCTGCGCGACGTGCTCGACACGCTCGGCGACGTGGTCACCCGCTGGCGCGCCGGCGGCGAGATCGTCTATGCCAACGATGCGGCCGAACGGCTGTTCCCGGAAGGCTGGGCCCCGGCCCTGCCGGAGGCGAACGGCAGCAAGGCCGAAGACGAGGCCAGCCGCGACATCCGGATGGAGACCTCCGGCGGCGAGCGCTGGTTCGCCCGGCGCGACGTGCCGGTGCGCGACGGCGCCAGCGGCGAGCCGTTGATCCAGACCATCCTGCGCGACGTCACCGACCGCCGCCGCATCGAGGACGCGCTGCTTGCCGCGCGCAACCAGGCGGAGACCGCCAACGCCTCCAAGAGCCGGTTCCTCGCCACCGTCAGCCACGAGATCCGCACCCCGCTCAACGGCATTCTCGGCATGACCGGCCTGCTCGCCGACACAAGGCTCACGGCCGAGCAGGCGAGCTATGTGGAGGCGGTGCGCGCCTCCGGCGAGATCCTGCTGCTGCTGATCAACGAGGTGCTCGACCTGTCGCGCATCGAGGCCGGCCGGCTGGATCTGGCGCCGGAGGAGATCGCCCTTGCCCCGCTCGCCGAAAGCGTCGTGGAGCTGCTGTCGCCGCGGGCCCAGTCGAAGGGGCTGGAGATCGGCTGCTACATCTCCCCCGACATGCCCGCGCGCCTCGTCGCCGACCCGACGCGGCTGCGCCAGATCCTGTTCAACCTGGCCGGCAACGGGCTGAAATTCACCGAGACCGGCGGCGTCGAGATCTGCATCGAGCCGATTGTGGAGACCGGCGAAGCGACCGCCGACGGTTCGCCGCGCTGCTTCGCCATCACCGTGCGCGACACCGGCATCGGTTTCGCCCCGGAAGAGGCCGAACGGCTGTTCGAGGAGTTCGAGCAGGTCGACCACGGCCCGGCCCGCCGCTTCGACGGCGCGGGCCTCGGCCTTGCCATCTCGCGCCGGCTGGCCCGGCTGATGGGCGGCGACGTGGTGGCGAAATCCGCACCGGGCCAGGGCGCCGCCTTCCGCGTCGAGCTGCCGCTTCACGCAGCACCTGCCCTGCCCGCGCCGGAAACGGAAAGCGGGGCAGTGCGCGCGCTCGCCGGTGCCCGCATCGCGCTGGTCTCGGCCAGCCGCATTGAGATGCCGCTGATCGCCCGCTCGCTGGCCGCGCAAGGGGCCGTGACCTCGCTGCTGGCGCCCGGCACGGAGGAGGGCGACGACAAGCTGCTCGCCGCCGATCTGGTGCTGCTCGACCCGCTCGCCGTGACCGATGCCGGCGCCTGGCTCGCCAGCGCCCGCGCCGCCGGGCTTGCCGCGCCTGCCGGCGTGCTGCTGGCGCCGAGCGAGCGCGACCGGCTGCCGCGCCTGCGCGAGGCCGGCTTCGGCGGCTACCTGATCCGCCCGGTGCGCGCCGCCTCGCTGGCCGAGCTCTGCGCCACGCTGCTCGGCCGCGACACCGGCCTGTCGCCCTGGGACCGGCCCGAGCCGCGCTGCCTGACGGGGGAAGCCGGCGACCACGCCTGCGCGCCGCGCCCCTTGCGCATCCTCGTTGCCGACGACAACGACATCAACCGGATGCTCAGCGAGGCCCTGCTGCGCAAGCTCGGCCACGAGCCGGTGGTGGCGGTCGACGGGGCCGCCGCCCTTGCCGCGGCCGCCGACGGGTCCTGCGACATGCTGCTGATGGACCTGCACATGCCGGTCGTCGACGGCATTGCGGCAATCCGCCGCTTCCGCGAGATGGAGACGGCGGGCGGCTGGCCGCGCGCGCCCGTCTATGTGGTGACCGCCGATGTCACCGCGGATGCGGAAAAAGCGGCGCTCGCCGCCGGGGCCGATGCGGTGCTGTCCAAGCCGCTCGATCCGGACCTGCTTCGCCGGCGCATCTTCCGCCGCCCGGCCGAGACCCCGCTGGCGGGAGCGGACTGA